In the genome of Pseudomonas sp. P5_109, one region contains:
- a CDS encoding MFS transporter translates to MPLAGTFQGSSVRILIYLLFTIQLVSMGAMEMSGPFWPLYLRGLTDSEALFSFASIAVYIGPMLGIMLTSAFWGRIGDRHGHKLMMIRALAGLSLTQLGLALCSDIWVILLLRFLQGAFAGYIAPAQAYGVSIEAPARRARLFAILQISTNVGSLLGAVVGGLILDYATFFWINLSASALCAVCTVVAALTLPNVPPVAKAPVANAAPQSNRSGSLWRRSPLLPLLGVMGILLLARMLPQTSFALYVSSVFQVSHSLVGLCYGLLALGFILSASPWARYFENRSRQQTLHRLTYIIIGCAGLSAVAAITRQPFVFVGAYFFWGVLLGATTPVLMTQISKAAGNGQQGYVMGVAQSAVQLASIAGISIGGLLSQVYGLQYTYLFVCAAYLLALIPIVALRTRGTPMPSGETATGD, encoded by the coding sequence ATGCCCCTTGCAGGTACGTTCCAGGGATCGAGCGTCAGGATCCTGATTTATCTCTTGTTCACGATCCAGCTTGTCTCCATGGGCGCAATGGAAATGAGCGGCCCGTTCTGGCCCCTGTACCTGCGTGGGCTGACCGACTCCGAAGCGCTGTTCAGCTTCGCCAGCATCGCCGTGTACATCGGCCCCATGCTGGGCATCATGCTCACCAGCGCGTTCTGGGGACGCATCGGTGACCGCCATGGACACAAGCTGATGATGATCCGCGCACTGGCCGGTTTGTCCTTGACGCAGCTTGGCCTGGCCCTGTGCAGCGATATCTGGGTGATCCTGCTATTGCGTTTTTTGCAGGGCGCGTTCGCTGGCTACATTGCCCCGGCCCAGGCCTATGGCGTGAGCATCGAAGCGCCGGCGCGGCGGGCTCGGTTGTTCGCCATTCTGCAGATTTCGACCAATGTCGGCTCCTTGCTCGGCGCGGTGGTCGGCGGGCTGATTCTCGATTACGCGACGTTTTTCTGGATCAATCTCAGCGCCTCGGCGTTGTGCGCGGTGTGCACCGTGGTGGCGGCGCTGACCCTGCCGAATGTGCCGCCTGTTGCGAAAGCGCCCGTGGCGAATGCAGCCCCGCAGTCCAATCGGTCAGGCAGTCTCTGGCGACGTTCGCCGCTGCTGCCGCTGCTGGGTGTCATGGGCATCCTGTTGCTGGCGCGGATGCTCCCGCAAACCTCGTTCGCGCTGTATGTCAGCTCGGTTTTCCAGGTCAGTCATTCGCTGGTGGGCCTGTGCTACGGCTTGCTGGCGCTGGGTTTCATCCTGTCGGCTAGCCCCTGGGCACGGTATTTCGAAAACAGGAGCCGACAGCAGACGCTGCACCGCCTCACTTACATCATCATCGGCTGCGCCGGCCTGAGCGCCGTTGCCGCCATCACCCGCCAACCGTTCGTGTTCGTCGGTGCCTATTTCTTCTGGGGCGTGTTGTTGGGGGCGACCACACCGGTGCTGATGACGCAGATTTCAAAAGCCGCTGGCAATGGTCAACAAGGTTATGTGATGGGAGTCGCGCAAAGCGCCGTGCAACTGGCGTCCATCGCCGGCATCTCGATTGGCGGGCTGCTCAGCCAGGTGTATGGCTTGCAGTACACCTACCTGTTCGTTTGCGCGGCTTATCTGCTGGCCTTGATTCCCATCGTCGCCCTGCGCACTCGCGGCACGCCCATGCCGTCGGGCGAGACCGCTACCGGCGACTGA
- the arnT gene encoding lipid IV(A) 4-amino-4-deoxy-L-arabinosyltransferase yields MTSNQPLPDFIGHSSRLHVPTTPGNERWMLFALVLAFMAFYLLPLMSHGLWIPDETRYAQISQDMLQGGNWISPHLMGLRYFEKPIAGYWMIAFGQAVFGDNLFGVRIASALSSGLSVWLTWLIARRLWNDHRTSFACALLYMSFGLIAGQAGYANLDPQFTLWVNLSLVSLWFAIDSRTTRARLGAWAILGIACGMGFMTKGFLAWLLPAVIALPYMLWQRRMGELLRYGPLAVVVATAVCLPWALAIHYQEPDFWNFFFWNEHVRRFAADNAQHARPWWFYLPMLGVSVLPWTALLPATFIRAWKHKHQPVSGFLLLWLLLPLAIFSMSSGKLPTYIMPCLLPLALLMGDALTGLLQRAQGRTIRVNGWLNVIIATAALAALLYLQLRQEIFANSEMFSLSLGLIVLLGWIIANALQILRPLTLWAMPALGIWLLVALLPAAMPSQIVDSKMPDRFISEHLDSLNQTTSLLSNDLGAASALSWLTRRPEVALYNVVGEMKYGLQDPAAASRIVTLQDVGRWMTEARKKGSVGVVMRVNSVDEIQEVEALPIDGKRYQRGNLQVLIFPQIQP; encoded by the coding sequence ATGACGTCAAATCAGCCACTGCCAGATTTTATTGGTCATTCATCCCGCCTGCACGTCCCGACGACACCTGGCAACGAGCGCTGGATGCTGTTCGCCCTGGTACTGGCATTCATGGCGTTCTACTTGCTGCCGCTGATGAGCCACGGCCTGTGGATTCCCGACGAAACCCGTTATGCCCAGATCAGCCAGGACATGCTGCAGGGCGGGAACTGGATCTCGCCGCACTTGATGGGCCTTCGTTACTTCGAAAAACCCATTGCCGGCTACTGGATGATTGCCTTCGGCCAGGCCGTGTTTGGCGACAATCTGTTCGGGGTCCGTATCGCCTCGGCGCTGAGTAGCGGGCTGAGCGTGTGGTTGACCTGGCTGATTGCCCGCCGGCTCTGGAACGATCATCGAACCAGCTTTGCCTGCGCCCTGTTGTACATGAGCTTCGGGCTGATTGCCGGCCAGGCCGGCTACGCCAACCTCGATCCGCAGTTTACCCTGTGGGTCAACCTGAGCCTGGTCTCCCTGTGGTTTGCCATCGACAGCCGCACCACGCGTGCCCGGTTGGGTGCCTGGGCTATCCTGGGCATTGCCTGCGGCATGGGCTTCATGACCAAGGGCTTTCTGGCCTGGCTGCTGCCGGCGGTCATCGCCCTGCCCTATATGCTCTGGCAGCGTCGCATGGGTGAGCTGTTGCGTTACGGGCCACTGGCTGTTGTGGTTGCCACGGCAGTCTGCTTGCCCTGGGCATTGGCCATTCATTATCAGGAACCGGACTTCTGGAATTTCTTCTTCTGGAACGAGCACGTACGCCGCTTCGCCGCCGACAATGCGCAACACGCCCGCCCGTGGTGGTTTTACCTGCCGATGCTGGGCGTTTCTGTCCTGCCCTGGACGGCGTTGTTGCCGGCGACATTCATCCGGGCCTGGAAACACAAGCATCAGCCCGTCAGCGGCTTTCTCCTGCTCTGGCTGTTGCTGCCATTGGCGATTTTCAGCATGAGCAGCGGCAAGTTGCCGACCTACATCATGCCGTGCCTGTTGCCACTGGCACTGTTGATGGGGGATGCACTGACCGGCCTGCTGCAGCGAGCACAGGGGCGGACGATTCGTGTGAACGGGTGGCTCAACGTCATCATTGCCACGGCGGCCCTGGCGGCCTTGCTGTACCTGCAACTGCGCCAGGAGATTTTCGCCAATAGCGAGATGTTCAGCCTGTCCCTGGGACTCATCGTGCTGCTGGGCTGGATCATCGCCAACGCCCTGCAAATCCTGCGGCCATTGACGTTATGGGCGATGCCGGCCCTCGGCATCTGGCTACTGGTAGCACTGCTTCCCGCCGCCATGCCGAGCCAGATCGTCGACAGCAAGATGCCCGACCGGTTTATCTCCGAGCATCTGGACAGCTTGAACCAGACTACCTCGTTGCTGAGCAACGACCTGGGGGCGGCATCGGCCTTGTCGTGGCTGACCAGGCGACCGGAGGTGGCGCTCTACAATGTCGTCGGTGAAATGAAATACGGCCTCCAGGATCCCGCTGCCGCCTCGCGCATTGTGACCCTGCAAGACGTCGGGCGATGGATGACCGAGGCGCGTAAAAAGGGCTCGGTCGGGGTGGTGATGCGGGTCAACAGCGTCGATGAGATTCAGGAAGTCGAAGCGTTGCCCATCGACGGCAAGCGTTATCAGCGCGGCAACCTGCAAGTCCTGATTTTCCCGCAAATCCAGCCCTGA
- a CDS encoding histidine phosphatase family protein, with the protein MFNSVSRKPSSGLSKSVVAMAALTVAVLVTGFVLWPKSPNNLAQEGTQARAQLLQQWSAGEIAVLVRHTERCDRSDNPCLGPADGITRVGSEAAAGVGQGLARLGLKQTDILTSPVTRTVQTAHYMFNSDPQTQVWLATCGTTLRNDVVAHKVAHRNLVLVTHSGCIADFEKQAGLKHAAKDAEYGSALFVRIDGNGQLQVLGIVNAEDWNTLLQVKD; encoded by the coding sequence TTGTTTAATTCCGTCTCGCGTAAACCGTCTTCAGGTCTGTCTAAATCGGTCGTCGCCATGGCTGCACTGACTGTCGCCGTGCTGGTCACCGGTTTTGTCCTGTGGCCGAAATCCCCGAACAATCTGGCCCAGGAAGGTACGCAAGCCCGGGCCCAACTGCTGCAACAATGGAGTGCCGGCGAGATCGCGGTGCTGGTTCGTCATACCGAGCGGTGCGACCGCTCCGACAATCCTTGCCTGGGTCCGGCTGACGGCATTACCCGTGTCGGCAGTGAAGCGGCCGCCGGTGTTGGCCAAGGCCTGGCACGCCTGGGTCTGAAGCAGACCGACATCCTGACCAGCCCGGTGACGCGCACCGTGCAGACCGCGCATTACATGTTTAACAGTGACCCTCAGACCCAGGTATGGCTGGCGACCTGCGGCACGACCCTGCGTAACGATGTCGTGGCGCACAAGGTGGCCCACCGCAACCTGGTGCTGGTGACCCATAGTGGCTGCATCGCTGACTTTGAAAAGCAGGCCGGCCTGAAACATGCGGCGAAGGATGCCGAGTATGGCAGTGCGTTGTTTGTCCGCATCGATGGAAACGGACAACTGCAAGTACTCGGCATCGTGAATGCCGAGGACTGGAATACCCTGCTGCAAGTAAAAGACTGA
- a CDS encoding membrane integrity-associated transporter subunit PqiC, with amino-acid sequence MAFPLKFTLVTALLLLAACRSEPIHFHTLTPTQVGDHSRATVGVIQIETVSVPPQVDRAQIVIREGNSGLAILETQWWGATLVDELRSALADQLSNSPVQGKHSVRVDVQRFDSVPGQYALMDVKWRLRSADTGDKARVICRSTLQTPSGPTIDDLVLAQQNNVKRLAALISQAATRSQPSCT; translated from the coding sequence ATGGCTTTTCCGCTGAAGTTCACCCTGGTCACCGCGCTGTTGCTGCTTGCCGCTTGCCGCAGTGAGCCGATTCACTTCCACACCCTGACCCCGACGCAGGTGGGCGATCACTCAAGGGCCACCGTCGGGGTGATCCAGATCGAGACGGTCAGCGTGCCGCCCCAGGTCGATCGTGCGCAGATCGTCATTCGCGAAGGCAACAGTGGCCTGGCGATCCTGGAAACCCAATGGTGGGGCGCGACCCTGGTGGACGAATTGCGCAGTGCGCTGGCCGATCAACTGAGCAACAGTCCTGTACAAGGCAAGCACTCGGTGCGGGTCGATGTGCAGCGTTTTGACTCGGTCCCCGGTCAATACGCGCTGATGGACGTGAAATGGCGCCTGCGCAGTGCCGACACAGGCGACAAGGCACGGGTGATTTGCCGCAGTACCTTGCAAACGCCGTCAGGCCCAACCATCGACGACCTGGTACTGGCCCAGCAAAACAATGTCAAACGCCTGGCCGCACTGATCAGCCAGGCTGCCACCAGATCACAGCCGAGTTGCACTTAG
- a CDS encoding intermembrane transport protein PqiB has translation MKSQATDGPQAPGQAPIKTRRFSVSLVWIVPIVAVLVGISLVVHSILQQGPTIVVTFKTGDGLTANKTEVKYRNVVIGHVSDVELANDQKSVNATIKLAKQAESFTREDSQFWVVRPRIGAGGVSGIDTLLSGDYIGADIGQANGRAKNFKGLENPPPITYGEPGKRFTLFTQDLGSLDIGSPVYYRKIPVGQVVAYALDPDGKGVNIELFIHAPNDKYVTENTRFWNASGIDVNVGANGFAVKTESLSSLLVGGIAFRAPDYSPDDKPAAAEYAYELFEDQQTALAPPNGKPQYLAMRFDQALRGLKVDAPVEFLGVEIGKVVAVNLDYDEKKRSFPINVGIVIYPQRLGQAHIKMLKALKHDPNDEAAGVRLIGTFIDNGLRAQARTGNFLTGQLYIALDFYPKAEKVAFDATARPVVIPTIPGSLEQLQEKLESMVDKINKLPIERIAGNLDGNLVELRKGMMQFNGKVLPGVQTTLSDLSRTLETANSTLQSASSTLAEDSPQREKLGQTLDELGRTSRSLRDLSDYLGRHPESLIRGRPNNAAPLDLQGPPRN, from the coding sequence ATGAAGTCACAAGCCACTGACGGGCCGCAAGCCCCCGGGCAGGCACCGATCAAGACCCGCCGTTTCAGCGTTTCGCTGGTCTGGATCGTGCCGATCGTAGCGGTGCTGGTGGGTATTTCGCTGGTGGTTCACAGCATTTTGCAGCAAGGCCCGACCATCGTTGTCACGTTCAAGACCGGGGACGGCCTGACCGCGAACAAGACCGAGGTCAAATACCGCAATGTCGTGATCGGTCATGTCTCCGATGTGGAGCTGGCCAATGACCAGAAGAGTGTCAACGCCACCATCAAACTGGCCAAGCAGGCCGAAAGCTTTACCCGTGAAGACTCGCAGTTCTGGGTCGTGCGCCCGCGCATTGGCGCTGGCGGAGTGTCCGGTATCGATACGCTGCTGTCGGGCGACTACATCGGTGCCGATATCGGCCAGGCCAACGGCCGCGCGAAAAACTTCAAGGGTCTGGAAAACCCGCCACCCATCACCTACGGCGAGCCGGGCAAGCGTTTCACCCTGTTCACCCAGGACCTGGGATCGCTGGATATCGGCTCCCCGGTCTACTACCGCAAGATCCCGGTAGGTCAGGTGGTGGCCTATGCGCTGGACCCCGATGGCAAGGGCGTGAACATCGAGCTGTTCATCCATGCCCCCAACGACAAATACGTCACCGAAAATACCCGTTTCTGGAACGCCAGCGGCATCGACGTAAACGTCGGCGCCAACGGTTTTGCGGTCAAGACCGAATCGTTGTCCTCCCTGCTGGTGGGCGGCATTGCCTTCCGCGCACCCGACTACAGCCCTGACGATAAACCTGCCGCCGCGGAGTACGCCTACGAACTGTTCGAAGACCAGCAGACCGCCCTCGCCCCGCCAAACGGCAAGCCGCAGTACCTGGCCATGCGTTTCGACCAGGCACTGCGCGGGCTCAAGGTCGATGCTCCGGTGGAATTCCTCGGTGTCGAAATCGGCAAGGTGGTGGCGGTCAATCTGGATTACGACGAGAAAAAACGCTCCTTCCCGATCAACGTCGGCATCGTGATTTACCCGCAACGCCTGGGTCAGGCCCACATCAAAATGCTCAAGGCGCTCAAGCATGACCCCAATGACGAAGCCGCTGGCGTGCGGCTGATCGGCACTTTTATCGACAACGGCCTGCGTGCCCAGGCCCGCACCGGCAACTTCCTGACTGGTCAGTTGTACATTGCCCTGGACTTCTACCCCAAGGCAGAAAAAGTCGCTTTCGATGCAACCGCACGCCCGGTCGTCATCCCGACCATTCCGGGCAGCCTCGAGCAATTGCAGGAAAAACTCGAATCCATGGTCGACAAGATCAACAAACTGCCGATCGAGCGTATCGCCGGCAATCTCGATGGCAATCTCGTCGAACTGCGCAAGGGCATGATGCAATTCAACGGCAAGGTCTTGCCTGGCGTGCAAACCACTCTGTCGGACTTAAGCAGGACGCTGGAAACGGCCAATTCGACCCTGCAATCCGCCAGTTCGACCTTGGCCGAGGACTCGCCGCAACGGGAAAAACTGGGGCAGACCCTGGATGAACTGGGACGCACGTCGAGATCCTTGCGTGATCTTTCGGATTACCTGGGACGGCATCCGGAATCGCTGATTCGCGGCCGTCCGAACAATGCCGCGCCGCTGGATCTGCAAGGGCCGCCGCGCAATTGA
- a CDS encoding paraquat-inducible protein A, with protein sequence MSTPPYADELNLCLCHTCGLACDMTGAPHECERCGAPLHRRKSNSLTRTWAYMIAALVFYIPANLLPVMNTQMVGNGADSTIMSGVLEFWEAGAWDIALIIFIASIAVPGIKFVAITLLLVTVQRDSEWARKERSTLYRFVEVIGYWSMLDVIVVALVASLVKFQALADIEPRPGILFFGLVVVFTMLSAMSFDPRMIWDKERENPHNEEVTDEVTSH encoded by the coding sequence ATGAGTACGCCTCCCTACGCCGACGAGCTCAACTTGTGCCTGTGTCACACCTGTGGCCTGGCCTGTGACATGACCGGCGCCCCCCACGAGTGCGAGCGCTGCGGTGCGCCGCTGCACCGACGCAAATCCAATTCACTGACCCGCACCTGGGCCTACATGATCGCGGCGCTGGTGTTCTACATCCCGGCCAACCTGTTGCCGGTGATGAACACCCAGATGGTCGGCAACGGTGCCGACAGCACGATCATGAGCGGTGTGCTGGAGTTCTGGGAAGCCGGGGCCTGGGACATCGCCCTGATCATCTTCATTGCCAGTATCGCGGTGCCGGGCATCAAGTTCGTTGCCATCACCTTGCTGCTGGTGACCGTACAACGGGACAGCGAGTGGGCACGAAAAGAGCGCTCGACGCTGTACCGCTTCGTCGAAGTCATCGGCTACTGGTCGATGCTCGATGTGATCGTGGTCGCCCTGGTGGCCTCGCTGGTGAAATTCCAGGCCCTGGCCGACATCGAGCCGCGCCCGGGCATCCTGTTTTTTGGACTGGTGGTGGTGTTCACCATGCTCTCGGCAATGAGTTTCGATCCCCGCATGATCTGGGATAAAGAACGGGAAAACCCACACAATGAGGAGGTCACGGATGAAGTCACAAGCCACTGA
- a CDS encoding paraquat-inducible protein A — MATTDQLIICEHCDSVYEKVTLAKHQKTLCTRCGGVLQRYNGLTVEQRLALTFTALMLWVFANFYPVMSINLKGVKNSATLWDSVLALSLGPITFIAMVAAIAMIIAPIFQLLLLIWVLGFALSGRRSPGFKFCMRWLETLRPWSMLEVCLLGAMVAVIKLAGLLDVLPGIGLFALAALSLMMIRIAGRDIRELWDLV, encoded by the coding sequence ATGGCAACTACTGATCAGCTGATCATCTGCGAGCACTGCGACAGCGTGTATGAAAAAGTTACGCTCGCCAAACATCAAAAAACCCTGTGCACGCGCTGCGGCGGCGTGCTTCAGCGCTATAACGGCCTTACGGTGGAACAGCGTCTTGCGTTGACCTTCACCGCGTTGATGCTCTGGGTATTCGCCAATTTCTATCCGGTGATGAGCATCAACCTCAAAGGCGTGAAGAACAGCGCAACGCTCTGGGACTCGGTGCTGGCCCTGAGCCTGGGGCCTATTACCTTCATCGCCATGGTGGCGGCGATCGCCATGATCATCGCGCCGATTTTCCAGCTGTTGCTGCTGATCTGGGTGCTGGGCTTCGCCCTCTCCGGGCGACGCTCGCCGGGCTTCAAATTCTGCATGCGCTGGCTGGAAACCCTGAGGCCCTGGAGCATGCTCGAAGTCTGCCTGCTGGGCGCCATGGTCGCGGTGATCAAGCTCGCCGGCCTGCTCGACGTGCTGCCCGGCATAGGGCTGTTCGCCCTGGCTGCGCTGAGCCTGATGATGATCCGCATCGCCGGGCGCGACATCCGCGAACTATGGGACCTTGTATGA
- a CDS encoding arylsulfatase: MKRLSHRSRLYIAGSLLIALNGLAQAAQTEKPNILFIVSDDTGYGDLGPYGGGVGRGMPTPSIDELAAEGTTFFSFYAQPSCTPGRAAMQTGRIPNRSGMTTVAFQGQGGGLPAAEWTLASVLKTGGYETYFTGKWHLGEADYALPNAQGYDVMKYVGLYHLNAYTYADPTWFPDMDPETRAMFTQVTKGALSGKAGEKPVEEFKINGQYVDTPVIDGKPGVVGIPYFDGYVEKAALEFLDTAAKSDKPFFINVNFMKVHQPNLPAPEFVHKSISKSKYADSVVELDTRIGHIMDKLKALGLDKNTLVVYTTDNGAWQDVYPDAGYTPFRGTKGTVREGGNRVPAIMAWPGKIKPNAKNHDILGGLDLMATFASVAGIKLPEKDREGQPIMFDSYDMTPVITGTGPDPRKEWFYFTENELSPGAVRVGNYKAVFNLRGDDGVPTGGLAVDTNLGWKGATKYVATVPQVFDLYQDPQERYDIFMSNVTERTWTMVPISQAINKLMQTYIKYPPRKMQSMTYDGPIELSKYQKFQSVREDLQKEGVNIPIPQ; encoded by the coding sequence ATGAAAAGACTCTCGCATCGCTCAAGGTTATACATTGCAGGTTCACTACTGATCGCACTTAACGGGCTGGCCCAGGCTGCTCAAACGGAAAAGCCCAATATCCTGTTCATCGTCTCGGACGATACCGGTTACGGTGATCTGGGGCCCTATGGCGGCGGCGTCGGCCGTGGCATGCCGACGCCCAGCATCGACGAGCTGGCTGCCGAAGGCACCACCTTTTTCTCGTTCTACGCACAACCGAGCTGCACCCCGGGGCGAGCCGCCATGCAGACCGGGCGCATCCCCAATCGCAGCGGGATGACGACCGTGGCCTTCCAGGGCCAGGGCGGTGGTTTGCCTGCCGCCGAATGGACGCTGGCTTCGGTACTCAAGACCGGCGGCTACGAGACCTACTTCACCGGCAAGTGGCACTTGGGCGAGGCCGACTATGCGCTGCCCAATGCCCAAGGTTACGACGTGATGAAGTACGTCGGCCTCTATCACCTCAATGCCTACACCTACGCCGACCCGACCTGGTTCCCCGACATGGACCCGGAAACCCGGGCGATGTTTACCCAGGTGACCAAGGGCGCGCTCTCGGGCAAGGCCGGGGAGAAGCCGGTCGAAGAGTTCAAGATCAACGGCCAGTATGTCGATACGCCGGTCATCGATGGCAAACCCGGTGTCGTCGGGATCCCTTACTTTGACGGTTATGTGGAAAAGGCTGCACTGGAGTTCCTCGACACCGCCGCCAAATCCGACAAGCCATTCTTCATCAACGTCAACTTCATGAAAGTGCACCAGCCAAACTTGCCGGCACCGGAGTTCGTTCACAAATCGATCTCCAAGTCCAAGTACGCCGACTCGGTGGTCGAACTGGATACGCGCATCGGCCATATCATGGACAAACTCAAGGCGCTGGGCCTGGATAAGAACACGCTGGTGGTCTACACCACCGACAACGGCGCCTGGCAGGACGTTTATCCGGATGCCGGCTACACGCCGTTCCGTGGCACCAAAGGTACCGTGCGCGAGGGCGGCAACCGGGTCCCTGCGATCATGGCCTGGCCCGGAAAAATCAAGCCCAATGCGAAGAACCACGACATTCTCGGCGGGCTCGACTTGATGGCGACCTTCGCCTCGGTGGCCGGTATCAAATTGCCGGAAAAGGATCGCGAAGGGCAGCCGATCATGTTCGACAGCTATGACATGACCCCGGTGATCACCGGCACTGGTCCCGACCCACGTAAAGAGTGGTTCTACTTCACCGAAAACGAGTTGTCGCCGGGGGCTGTCCGTGTGGGCAACTACAAAGCCGTATTCAATCTGCGCGGCGACGATGGTGTGCCGACTGGCGGGCTGGCCGTGGACACCAACCTGGGCTGGAAAGGTGCCACCAAGTACGTGGCGACGGTGCCTCAGGTCTTCGATTTGTATCAAGACCCACAGGAACGCTATGACATCTTCATGAGCAACGTCACCGAGCGTACCTGGACCATGGTGCCGATCAGTCAGGCGATCAACAAGCTCATGCAGACCTACATCAAGTATCCGCCCCGCAAGATGCAAAGCATGACCTATGACGGGCCGATCGAACTGTCCAAGTATCAGAAGTTCCAGTCGGTTCGCGAGGATCTGCAGAAGGAAGGCGTCAACATTCCGATTCCTCAATAA
- a CDS encoding FAD-binding oxidoreductase, protein MNQYTKEHTHSYYAASAKGMRPRPALASDLVADVCVVGAGFTGINTAIELAQRGLSVVLLEARRIGWGASGRNGGQLIRGIGHDVSGFAKHIGADGVQYLEHAGTESVQVVAKRIGEHGIDCDLRWGFCELANTPAHFAGLKAEHAELLESGYAHETRLIEAGQIREQVVNSGVYAGGLVDMGSGHLHPLNLALGEAQVAESLGVQIFEQSPVLELIHGSTVQVRCAGGTVRAGTLVLACNAHLEELEPKLSGKVLPAGSYIIATEPLSEDAARQLIPHNVALCDQKVGLDYYRLSADRRLLFGGACHYSGRDPSDIAAYMRPQMLKVFPQLADMRIDYQWGGMIGISANRFPQVGRLSQHPNVFYAQGYSGHGLNVTHWCAKLLGEAIHAGHSKGFDVFSAVPHMTFPGGRALRSPLLALGMFWYRMREMLG, encoded by the coding sequence ATGAATCAGTACACCAAGGAACATACCCACTCCTATTACGCGGCGTCCGCCAAGGGCATGAGGCCGCGCCCCGCGCTGGCCTCGGACCTGGTGGCCGATGTCTGCGTGGTCGGCGCGGGTTTCACCGGCATCAACACCGCCATCGAGCTGGCCCAGCGCGGGCTCTCGGTGGTCCTGCTGGAGGCCCGGCGGATTGGCTGGGGCGCCAGCGGGCGCAACGGCGGCCAGTTGATTCGCGGCATCGGTCATGACGTCAGTGGTTTCGCCAAACACATCGGCGCCGATGGCGTGCAGTACCTGGAGCACGCCGGGACCGAGTCGGTGCAAGTGGTGGCCAAACGCATCGGCGAACACGGCATTGATTGCGACCTGCGCTGGGGTTTCTGCGAACTGGCCAACACCCCGGCGCACTTTGCCGGGCTGAAGGCCGAGCACGCCGAACTGCTCGAGTCCGGTTATGCCCATGAAACCCGCTTGATCGAAGCTGGCCAGATCCGTGAGCAGGTGGTGAACTCCGGCGTCTACGCCGGTGGCCTGGTCGACATGGGCTCGGGTCACCTGCATCCGCTGAACCTGGCACTGGGTGAAGCGCAAGTCGCCGAGTCCCTTGGCGTACAGATCTTCGAACAGAGCCCGGTGCTGGAGCTGATCCACGGCAGCACCGTGCAAGTGCGCTGCGCCGGTGGCACCGTGCGTGCCGGTACGTTGGTGCTCGCTTGCAATGCGCATCTGGAAGAGCTGGAACCAAAACTCAGCGGCAAGGTGCTTCCGGCTGGCAGCTACATCATCGCCACCGAACCCTTGTCGGAAGACGCCGCCAGGCAATTGATCCCGCACAACGTCGCGCTGTGCGACCAGAAAGTCGGGCTGGATTACTACCGGCTCTCGGCGGACCGGCGCCTGTTGTTCGGCGGTGCCTGTCATTACTCCGGGCGCGACCCTTCGGACATCGCGGCCTACATGCGCCCGCAAATGCTCAAGGTGTTCCCGCAACTGGCCGATATGCGCATCGATTATCAGTGGGGCGGCATGATCGGCATCTCGGCCAACCGCTTCCCGCAGGTCGGGCGCCTGAGCCAGCACCCGAACGTGTTCTACGCCCAGGGCTATTCCGGCCACGGCCTGAACGTGACCCACTGGTGCGCGAAGTTGTTGGGCGAAGCGATCCATGCAGGACACAGCAAAGGCTTTGACGTGTTCAGCGCCGTGCCGCACATGACCTTCCCCGGCGGACGCGCCCTGCGCTCGCCGTTGTTGGCCCTGGGCATGTTCTGGTATCGGATGCGGGAAATGCTGGGTTGA